One genomic segment of Pandoraea thiooxydans includes these proteins:
- a CDS encoding response regulator transcription factor, with amino-acid sequence MMLRVLIADDHTIVRQGVRQLLMADGVVSAVGEAETGAQAIELVRQSHWDVVLLDISLPDTNGLEVLKQLRRDHPCLPVMLFSMYDEGQFALRALKAGAAGYLSKRASATQLVHAVRQVASGRKYVSPQVAESLADYLAPDADRPAHEILSDREYQTLCMIGSGKRLTDIANALSLSVKTVSVYRSRLLEKMRLSNNAELTFYVMQHGLADPEMAGMAAFA; translated from the coding sequence ATGATGCTTAGAGTATTGATCGCCGATGACCACACGATCGTACGCCAAGGGGTGCGGCAGCTGCTGATGGCGGATGGCGTCGTCAGCGCGGTCGGCGAAGCCGAAACCGGTGCCCAGGCCATCGAACTGGTCCGTCAGTCCCACTGGGACGTCGTGCTGCTCGACATTTCGCTGCCCGACACCAACGGACTCGAGGTGCTCAAGCAACTGCGGCGCGACCACCCGTGCCTGCCGGTAATGCTCTTCAGCATGTACGACGAAGGGCAGTTCGCCCTGCGCGCGCTCAAGGCCGGCGCGGCAGGCTATCTCAGCAAGCGCGCCAGCGCGACGCAACTGGTGCACGCGGTGCGGCAGGTCGCCAGCGGACGCAAATATGTCAGCCCGCAAGTGGCCGAATCGCTGGCCGACTATCTGGCGCCCGATGCCGACCGCCCGGCGCATGAAATCCTGTCCGATCGCGAATACCAGACGCTGTGCATGATCGGGTCCGGCAAGCGCCTGACCGACATTGCCAATGCCCTGTCGCTGTCGGTCAAGACGGTCAGCGTCTACCGCTCGCGCCTGCTCGAGAAAATGCGCCTGTCCAACAACGCCGAACTCACCTTCTACGTCATGCAGCACGGTCTGGCCGATCCCGAAATGGCCGGCATGGCCGCGTTCGCCTGA
- the fliE gene encoding flagellar hook-basal body complex protein FliE — protein sequence MAISGIESMLQQLRALATGAADPAASASSAAPAGGASPGGFASALQASLRDVSAAQNHANQQAQAFELGVPGVGLNDVMIDMQKANIGFQMSLQVRNKLVSAYTTISNMPV from the coding sequence ATGGCGATTTCAGGTATCGAATCGATGTTGCAACAACTGCGTGCGCTGGCGACCGGCGCGGCCGATCCGGCTGCCTCGGCCAGCTCGGCCGCGCCTGCCGGCGGTGCCTCGCCCGGCGGCTTTGCGTCGGCGCTGCAGGCATCGCTGCGCGACGTCAGCGCAGCCCAGAACCACGCCAACCAGCAGGCGCAGGCGTTCGAGCTCGGCGTGCCGGGCGTCGGGCTCAACGACGTCATGATCGACATGCAAAAGGCCAATATCGGCTTTCAGATGAGCCTGCAGGTGCGCAACAAACTGGTGTCCGCCTACACCACCATCAGCAATATGCCGGTCTGA
- the fliF gene encoding flagellar basal-body MS-ring/collar protein FliF produces the protein MSTTTPVVPADKLPFLVQLRARERLPLMLGVAALVAVFVALLLWARTPDYQVLYSNLSDRDGGAIITALQQMNVPYKFAEHGGAILVPSDQVHEARLRLATQGLPKGGSVGFELMDHQPFGISQFAEQVNYQRALEGELARTVEAISSVQGARVLLAIPKPSVFVRDQQKPTASVMLTLYPGRVLDDGQVNAIVHMVASSVPDMPASNVTVLDQNGNLLSAPASDALGLDANQLKYVRALEQSYQRRIEAILTPLVGQGNVHAQVSADIDFSRVEQTAETYKPNQGDQAILSQQTSESQQVGGQSVGGVPGALSNQPPATPTASPANNLAPAQSQRQANAAGTGQPPGGASAAQAPQGPRSDRKDSTVNYQVDRTIRHTQEASGGVKRISAAVVVNYRPGVNAAGKPALVPLTSAQLQQIQGLVKDAIGFSGTRGDTVNVVNSPFELTKAPVDTQPWWQRSRNIELAKYIGKYALVILVGLYLWFGVLRPALRRLLAAPPAPEPQAVAAAETTTEVRRAGPEAGDYERNLEFARQVARQDPKVMATVVKSWVSGDER, from the coding sequence ATGAGCACGACTACGCCCGTGGTGCCGGCCGACAAGCTGCCGTTCCTGGTGCAACTGCGCGCCCGGGAGCGCTTGCCGCTGATGCTCGGCGTGGCCGCCCTGGTGGCTGTTTTCGTGGCGTTGCTGCTGTGGGCGCGCACCCCCGACTATCAAGTGCTGTACAGCAACCTGTCGGATCGCGACGGCGGCGCCATCATCACCGCGCTGCAGCAGATGAACGTGCCGTACAAGTTCGCCGAGCATGGCGGCGCGATCCTGGTGCCCTCCGATCAGGTGCACGAGGCTCGCCTGCGGCTGGCCACCCAGGGACTGCCCAAGGGCGGTTCGGTCGGCTTCGAACTGATGGACCACCAGCCGTTCGGCATCAGCCAGTTTGCCGAACAGGTCAATTACCAGCGCGCCCTCGAAGGCGAGCTGGCACGCACGGTCGAGGCCATTTCATCGGTGCAGGGGGCGCGCGTGCTGCTGGCCATTCCCAAGCCATCTGTATTCGTGCGCGACCAGCAAAAGCCCACCGCCTCGGTCATGCTCACACTGTATCCCGGCCGCGTGCTCGACGACGGCCAGGTCAACGCGATCGTCCACATGGTCGCCAGCAGCGTGCCCGACATGCCCGCGAGCAACGTCACCGTGCTCGACCAGAACGGCAATCTGCTCTCGGCGCCGGCGAGCGACGCGCTCGGCCTGGACGCCAATCAGCTCAAATACGTGCGCGCACTCGAGCAGTCCTACCAGCGCCGCATCGAGGCGATCCTCACGCCGCTGGTCGGTCAGGGCAACGTGCACGCGCAAGTCTCGGCCGATATCGATTTTTCCCGGGTCGAACAGACCGCCGAGACCTACAAGCCGAATCAGGGCGATCAGGCTATCCTCAGCCAGCAGACCAGCGAGTCCCAACAGGTCGGCGGCCAGTCCGTGGGCGGCGTGCCGGGCGCGCTGTCGAATCAGCCGCCAGCCACGCCGACCGCCTCGCCGGCCAACAACCTCGCGCCGGCCCAATCGCAACGCCAGGCCAACGCGGCCGGCACCGGCCAGCCGCCGGGCGGCGCCAGTGCCGCGCAGGCGCCGCAGGGTCCGCGCAGCGACCGCAAGGATTCGACCGTCAACTATCAGGTCGATCGCACCATTCGTCATACCCAGGAAGCCAGCGGCGGCGTCAAGCGGATCTCGGCAGCGGTGGTGGTGAACTATCGGCCCGGCGTCAATGCCGCCGGCAAGCCGGCGCTGGTGCCGCTCACGAGCGCGCAGTTGCAGCAGATCCAGGGTCTGGTCAAGGACGCGATCGGCTTCAGCGGCACCCGCGGCGACACCGTCAACGTCGTCAACAGCCCGTTCGAGCTCACCAAGGCGCCGGTCGATACGCAACCCTGGTGGCAACGCTCGCGCAATATCGAGCTGGCCAAATACATCGGCAAATACGCGCTGGTGATCCTGGTCGGCCTGTATCTGTGGTTCGGCGTGCTGCGCCCGGCGCTGCGCCGCCTGCTGGCGGCCCCGCCGGCGCCCGAGCCGCAAGCCGTCGCGGCCGCCGAGACAACGACCGAAGTCAGGCGGGCCGGGCCCGAGGCGGGCGATTACGAGCGCAATCTGGAATTCGCGCGCCAAGTGGCGCGGCAGGACCCCAAGGTCATGGCGACCGTGGTCAAATCATGGGTGAGCGGCGATGAGCGCTGA
- the fliS gene encoding flagellar export chaperone FliS, producing the protein MYGMNAANAYRKVGLETGVIAANPHQLIVMLFDGARTALANARRLLQQGDIPGKGKAISHAIAIIGGLRGALNMEAGGALAEQLAELYDHMNQRLLLANLHNDADQLQIVDALLETIGSAWRAIDPAAAAAQVAAQGVPA; encoded by the coding sequence ATGTACGGCATGAACGCGGCCAACGCGTACCGCAAAGTCGGCCTGGAGACCGGCGTCATCGCGGCCAACCCGCATCAACTGATCGTGATGCTGTTCGACGGCGCGCGCACCGCCCTGGCCAATGCGCGTCGCCTGCTGCAGCAAGGCGACATACCCGGCAAGGGCAAAGCGATCTCGCATGCCATTGCGATCATCGGCGGGCTGCGCGGCGCGCTGAACATGGAGGCCGGCGGCGCGCTGGCCGAGCAGCTCGCCGAGCTCTACGACCATATGAATCAGCGACTGCTGCTGGCCAACCTCCACAACGACGCCGACCAGCTGCAAATCGTCGACGCTCTGCTCGAGACCATCGGCTCGGCCTGGCGCGCGATCGATCCGGCGGCCGCTGCCGCCCAGGTGGCCGCGCAGGGAGTACCCGCATGA
- a CDS encoding flagellar hook-length control protein FliK, translated as MVGLDSLLASSLARRLDVLMEALDSAPANAVGESASTNVAVAADTPSSTTDGADAHQLNTGAAPPRPPAVLSSAARTIDTLLSLAPDAPGPVTGTEPLWPLPPGDATHALAPVIVAALHQAMDSSGLFYESHLAQWASGGRSLEQLQTEPQTQWPPDTRLLAGLPASAANPDTGSGETLSGQTHALYSANPAGPPTAAPTPAASALAQGMTPSGTTSNTAQGTAPAPQQLSTPSAAPGGLAAAGTTAQAGVSGNLNLVRQQLEMLVVPRFQWQGEAWPGAPLQWHAEERRPDTPPGVRPAPSSWHTHLRLSLAQLGTVEVSLALVGNQLQAKIEAADAGTAELLAGGGADLRQRFSANGLSTSQLVIGQLGASPAAAAPIPDDKPEAADAGAVP; from the coding sequence ATGGTCGGCCTCGATTCCCTGCTGGCTTCCTCGCTCGCCCGCCGCCTCGACGTGCTGATGGAGGCGCTCGACAGTGCCCCGGCCAATGCCGTCGGGGAGTCCGCCTCGACCAACGTCGCCGTCGCCGCCGACACACCGAGCAGCACCACCGACGGCGCCGACGCACACCAATTGAATACCGGCGCCGCGCCGCCCCGCCCGCCGGCGGTGCTCAGCAGCGCGGCACGCACCATCGATACGTTGCTGAGCCTGGCCCCGGACGCGCCCGGCCCGGTCACCGGCACCGAACCTTTGTGGCCGTTGCCGCCGGGCGATGCCACGCACGCGCTGGCGCCGGTCATCGTCGCGGCCCTGCATCAGGCGATGGACAGCAGCGGCTTGTTCTACGAATCGCACCTGGCGCAATGGGCCAGCGGCGGCCGCTCGCTCGAGCAACTGCAAACCGAGCCGCAAACGCAGTGGCCGCCCGACACCCGCCTGCTGGCCGGGCTGCCGGCATCGGCGGCCAATCCGGACACCGGATCGGGCGAGACCTTGTCCGGCCAGACCCACGCACTCTACTCGGCCAACCCGGCCGGCCCGCCTACGGCAGCGCCGACGCCGGCGGCATCGGCGCTGGCCCAGGGCATGACGCCGTCAGGCACGACGTCGAACACCGCACAGGGCACCGCGCCCGCCCCGCAGCAGCTCTCGACGCCGAGTGCCGCGCCAGGCGGCCTGGCGGCGGCCGGCACAACCGCTCAGGCGGGGGTCAGCGGCAATCTGAATCTGGTGCGCCAGCAGCTCGAGATGCTGGTGGTGCCACGCTTCCAGTGGCAAGGCGAGGCGTGGCCGGGCGCGCCGTTGCAATGGCACGCCGAGGAAAGGCGGCCGGACACGCCGCCCGGCGTGCGCCCGGCGCCCAGCAGCTGGCATACGCATTTGCGTCTGTCGCTAGCCCAGCTCGGTACGGTGGAAGTGAGTCTCGCGCTGGTCGGCAATCAGCTGCAGGCCAAAATCGAGGCCGCCGACGCGGGCACCGCCGAATTGCTGGCCGGCGGCGGCGCCGACTTGCGTCAGCGCTTTTCCGCCAACGGGCTGAGCACCAGCCAATTGGTCATCGGCCAGTTGGGCGCCTCGCCAGCGGCTGCGGCGCCGATCCCCGATGACAAACCGGAGGCCGCCGACGCGGGTGCCGTCCCATGA
- a CDS encoding EscU/YscU/HrcU family type III secretion system export apparatus switch protein, with the protein MSKHDPRRSAIALSYAGKEKAPRVVAKGYGLLADTIVRTAREHGLYVHESPELVGLLMQVDLDARIPPQLYQAVAELLAWLYRLEAGKTDKPAPPKPKPPPLAPLRRAPGRGQRT; encoded by the coding sequence ATGAGCAAGCACGACCCTCGGCGCAGCGCCATCGCGCTGAGTTACGCCGGCAAGGAAAAAGCGCCCCGCGTGGTCGCCAAGGGGTACGGGCTGCTGGCCGACACCATCGTGCGCACCGCTCGCGAGCATGGCCTGTACGTGCATGAGTCGCCCGAGCTGGTGGGCCTTTTGATGCAGGTCGATCTCGATGCCCGCATCCCGCCGCAGCTGTATCAGGCGGTCGCGGAACTGCTGGCCTGGCTGTACCGGCTGGAAGCCGGCAAGACCGACAAGCCGGCACCGCCCAAGCCAAAGCCTCCGCCCCTGGCGCCGTTGCGGCGCGCCCCGGGACGTGGACAGCGCACCTGA
- a CDS encoding sensor histidine kinase has translation MRHSVDSITTQIRPGTSRRREVMHFAPQQINAARDAERTRIGRELHDVLGAHLTALRLTLELVRRQAPDGNSALSSALESLELGLADTQTAVSTLAHDLHPPELRDGLSMALRAWVRQFERRTALPCAWECDDAAALDALEPATAAALFRITQEALNNAAKHARATQLRVALVARRQSVTLTVADNGRGIPAGARRKSTSLGLKGMQERCISLNGTFRIENAQPHGTAVRVTLPRRAGSATLS, from the coding sequence ATGCGGCATTCCGTCGATTCCATTACGACGCAGATCAGGCCCGGCACCTCACGCCGGCGCGAGGTCATGCACTTCGCGCCTCAACAGATCAATGCCGCGCGCGATGCGGAACGCACTCGTATCGGACGCGAACTCCACGACGTGCTCGGCGCGCATCTGACCGCCTTGCGTCTGACGCTCGAACTGGTACGCCGGCAGGCGCCTGATGGCAACAGCGCGCTGTCGAGCGCGCTCGAGTCGCTCGAACTTGGACTGGCCGACACGCAAACGGCAGTCAGCACCCTGGCCCACGACCTGCACCCGCCGGAACTGCGCGACGGCCTGAGCATGGCGCTGCGCGCCTGGGTCCGGCAATTCGAGCGCCGCACCGCACTGCCGTGCGCATGGGAATGCGACGATGCGGCGGCACTCGATGCGCTCGAGCCGGCGACCGCCGCCGCGCTGTTTCGCATCACTCAGGAAGCGCTCAACAATGCCGCCAAGCACGCGCGTGCCACGCAGTTGCGTGTCGCTCTGGTCGCCAGGCGCCAATCCGTTACCCTGACCGTCGCCGACAACGGCCGCGGCATCCCCGCCGGCGCCCGGCGAAAAAGTACTTCGCTCGGCCTCAAAGGCATGCAAGAACGCTGCATTTCCCTCAACGGCACCTTTCGCATCGAAAACGCCCAGCCCCATGGCACGGCCGTGCGCGTCACCCTGCCCCGACGCGCAGGGTCTGCCACGCTCTCCTGA
- the fliG gene encoding flagellar motor switch protein FliG: MSADGLQRSAILLMALGEDEAAEVFKYLAPREVQKLGAAMASLKQVSREQILAVLEDFSMEVEQHSALNLDSTEYIRTVLTKALGNDKAAGLIERILQGGNTSGIEGLKWMDSSAVAELIRHEHPQIIATILVHLDRDQASEILGLFTERLRNDVVLRIATLDGIQPAALRELNDVLTKLLSGSENLRRSPMGGIRTAAEILNYMSGTQEETVIESVRTYDADLAQKIVDEMFVFENLLDVEDRGIQVLLKEVESESLIIALKGAPPELREKFLKNMSQRAAELLRDDLESRGPVRVSEVEAEQKKILQTARRLSDTGEIVIGGRGDDAYV; encoded by the coding sequence ATGAGCGCTGACGGACTACAACGCAGTGCCATCCTGCTGATGGCGCTGGGCGAGGATGAAGCCGCCGAGGTCTTCAAATACCTGGCGCCACGCGAGGTGCAAAAGCTCGGCGCGGCAATGGCTTCGCTCAAGCAGGTCTCGCGCGAGCAGATCCTCGCGGTGCTGGAAGATTTCTCCATGGAGGTCGAGCAGCACTCCGCGCTCAATCTCGACTCCACCGAGTACATCCGTACCGTGCTGACCAAGGCGCTCGGCAACGACAAGGCGGCCGGCCTGATCGAGCGCATCCTGCAAGGCGGCAACACCAGCGGCATCGAAGGCCTGAAATGGATGGACTCGAGCGCGGTGGCCGAATTGATCCGCCACGAGCACCCGCAGATCATCGCCACCATCCTGGTGCACCTGGACCGCGACCAGGCTTCTGAAATCCTCGGCCTGTTTACCGAGCGCCTGCGCAACGACGTGGTGCTGCGCATCGCCACGCTCGACGGCATCCAGCCGGCGGCGCTGCGGGAACTGAACGACGTGCTGACCAAACTGCTCTCGGGCAGCGAAAACCTGCGCCGCAGCCCGATGGGCGGGATCCGCACCGCCGCCGAGATCCTCAATTACATGAGCGGCACGCAGGAAGAAACCGTGATCGAGAGCGTGCGCACCTACGACGCCGACCTCGCGCAAAAGATCGTCGACGAAATGTTCGTCTTCGAGAACCTGCTCGACGTCGAGGACCGCGGCATCCAGGTACTGCTCAAGGAAGTCGAGTCGGAATCGCTGATCATCGCCCTCAAGGGCGCGCCGCCCGAATTGCGCGAGAAATTCCTCAAGAACATGTCGCAACGCGCGGCCGAATTGCTGCGCGACGACCTCGAATCGCGCGGCCCGGTGCGTGTCTCGGAGGTCGAAGCGGAACAGAAGAAGATCCTGCAGACCGCGCGCCGCCTGTCGGACACCGGCGAAATCGTGATCGGCGGCCGTGGAGACGACGCTTATGTGTGA
- a CDS encoding flagellar protein FliT, whose translation MNSATELLSHYELIAGLTQNMLRAARDGDWDGLIELEKQYRARVDELKPVDAQVPLDDSQRARKHAVIRRILDDDARIRDLATPHLMHLDRLLRSSHQRRALQEAYGNSR comes from the coding sequence ATGAATTCGGCCACCGAGCTTCTGTCGCATTACGAGCTTATCGCCGGCCTGACGCAAAACATGCTGCGCGCCGCGCGTGACGGCGACTGGGACGGCCTGATCGAGCTCGAGAAGCAGTACCGCGCCCGCGTCGACGAACTCAAGCCGGTCGACGCACAGGTGCCGCTCGACGACAGCCAGCGCGCGCGCAAGCATGCCGTTATCCGCCGCATTCTGGATGACGACGCGCGCATTCGCGATCTGGCCACGCCTCATCTGATGCATCTCGACCGCCTGCTGCGCAGCTCGCATCAGCGGCGCGCCCTGCAAGAGGCTTACGGCAACAGCCGTTGA
- a CDS encoding flagellin — MSSVINTNIFSLIAQNNLNNSQSSLQTSITRLSSGLRINSAADDPAGLAIADRMTAQINGTTQAQSNASDAISLVQTAGGALQQITNNLQNIRTLAVEATNATNSSSDRAALNQQVQQDIAEVNRLATQTTFNGLHVLDGSLGVTSFQVGANAGQSISVNLSTGVQSSQIGGIAQSGPVDLSAYIKPTGITLTAGQLSIGGKSITGSFADANGLAAAINTAGVSGLTATVSGGQISLSNATSSAIAIGGTSGTTLFGGASVAAGTGGTTGTATGSVALAATGTTAAAITVNGTTVLAAGTAWTSAANLASQIQAGITAAGLTGLTASASGSNIAFSNTSTTAYSVVGSDINAGTLSVAAATPPTTPGTLTSTGVAAAVAAKSLTLATGDLSIQVGSNSPLSITGTFTSVQSLADAINSASVDGLNATVSSDGNSLSMTAQGTLTVSGAQATTLGLAGTSAVSGSLVSADVLTTSGAQTTIARIDAAISSVDALQSTMGAMQNRFQSAISSLSTSAQNLTSARSGVEDTNYASETANLTRSNILQQAGISMLAQANAMPQQVLKLLQ, encoded by the coding sequence ATGTCATCAGTCATCAATACAAATATATTCTCGCTGATCGCGCAGAATAATTTGAACAACTCGCAATCGAGCCTGCAGACCTCGATCACGCGCCTGTCCTCGGGCCTGCGCATCAACAGCGCCGCAGACGATCCCGCGGGCCTGGCCATCGCCGACCGCATGACCGCGCAGATCAACGGCACCACGCAAGCGCAAAGCAACGCCAGCGACGCCATCTCGCTGGTGCAGACCGCTGGCGGCGCGCTCCAGCAGATCACCAACAACCTGCAGAATATCCGCACGCTGGCCGTCGAAGCCACCAATGCGACCAATTCCAGCTCCGACCGCGCCGCGTTGAACCAGCAAGTCCAGCAGGACATCGCCGAAGTCAACCGCCTGGCCACGCAAACCACCTTCAACGGCCTGCACGTGCTCGACGGCTCGCTGGGCGTGACCTCGTTCCAGGTTGGCGCCAACGCCGGCCAATCGATCTCGGTGAATCTGTCCACCGGCGTGCAGTCGTCGCAAATCGGCGGCATCGCGCAGTCCGGCCCGGTTGACCTGAGCGCCTACATCAAGCCGACGGGCATCACCTTGACCGCCGGCCAGCTGTCGATCGGCGGCAAATCGATCACCGGCAGCTTCGCCGACGCCAACGGCCTGGCCGCAGCCATCAATACCGCCGGCGTGTCTGGCCTGACCGCCACCGTCAGCGGCGGCCAGATCTCGCTGTCCAACGCCACCTCCAGCGCCATCGCGATTGGCGGCACTAGCGGCACCACGCTGTTCGGCGGTGCCTCGGTCGCAGCAGGCACCGGCGGCACCACCGGTACCGCCACCGGCAGCGTTGCCCTCGCCGCCACCGGCACCACCGCCGCCGCCATCACCGTCAACGGCACGACCGTGCTGGCCGCCGGCACGGCCTGGACCAGCGCCGCCAACCTGGCCTCGCAAATCCAGGCTGGGATCACCGCCGCCGGCTTGACTGGGCTGACCGCATCGGCCAGCGGCAGCAACATCGCCTTCTCCAACACCAGCACCACGGCCTACTCGGTGGTCGGTTCCGACATCAATGCCGGCACTTTGAGCGTAGCTGCCGCGACGCCGCCGACGACACCCGGCACGCTGACGTCGACCGGTGTGGCCGCCGCCGTGGCCGCCAAGTCGCTCACGCTGGCCACCGGCGATCTGTCGATTCAGGTCGGCAGCAACAGCCCCCTGAGCATCACCGGCACCTTCACCTCCGTGCAGTCCCTGGCCGACGCCATCAACAGCGCCAGCGTCGACGGCCTGAACGCCACCGTCAGCAGCGACGGCAACAGCCTGTCGATGACCGCCCAGGGCACCCTGACCGTCAGCGGTGCGCAAGCCACCACGCTCGGCCTGGCCGGCACTTCCGCCGTCAGCGGCAGCCTGGTCAGCGCCGACGTGTTGACCACCAGCGGCGCGCAAACCACCATCGCCCGCATCGACGCGGCCATCAGCTCGGTGGATGCACTGCAGTCGACCATGGGGGCCATGCAAAACCGCTTCCAGTCGGCCATCTCCAGCTTGAGCACTTCGGCGCAAAACCTGACCTCCGCCCGCTCCGGCGTGGAAGACACCAACTATGCGTCGGAAACCGCCAACCTCACGCGCTCCAACATTCTGCAACAGGCCGGCATCTCCATGCTCGCCCAAGCCAATGCCATGCCGCAACAGGTTCTGAAGCTGCTGCAGTAA
- the fliD gene encoding flagellar filament capping protein FliD — protein MSSSSGLVSSPGIGSGLDVNALVTSLMQPAQNKLTLLKSQQQSYQTTLSAFGALKSALSSFQSSLSSLSDPSQFLQLSADSSDKTIVTATAASGAQAGNFSVNVSQLAQAQSLSAAGVASTTSTIGSGTPTKLTIDFGTISGGTLSNGTYSGASFAQNAAQQSLSVTIDSSNNTLQGIANAINAANGGVQATIVNDGSSNPYRLVLTSTSTGQNMSMRISASSATGSGSPDSAIAGLLSYDPTGTQDMTQTAAAQNAQLTVNGLAVSSSTNTVAGAIQGVSLNLLKAGTATVTTANNTAGVTSAVNGFVSAYNTLNSAISSLTAYDSTGQNTGALLGDPTVQLIQNQIRSVLDNPLPGVGQSALSTLTQVGVQFQADGSLSVDSTKLQNAVNNNFSQLASLFATNGTATDSLVSYLGSSASTQAGQYAVNVTQAATQGSATGSVTLGASTVIGSGNNTLNLTLDNVSSSITIPAGTYTASALATAIQSAVNGNTTFANAGSTVAVTQSGGVLKFTSNRYGSASNVSFTGGNGYASLIGTTTNTTGLDIAGTIGGYATTGSGQTLTGAPGTAVAGLQISVQGTTTGSRGTLNFSQGYASLLSSQITGFLGSSGALTSATNSLNQTITSLTKAQTDWQAQMTQMQNTYLAQFTALDATISQLNSTSNYLQQVLGTSTGSSSGSSGSSGSSSGSSTKG, from the coding sequence ATGTCGAGCTCATCAGGCCTTGTTTCTTCCCCCGGCATCGGCTCGGGACTGGACGTCAACGCCCTGGTGACGAGCTTGATGCAGCCCGCGCAAAACAAGCTCACGCTGCTCAAATCGCAGCAGCAAAGCTACCAGACCACCCTGTCGGCCTTCGGCGCCTTGAAAAGCGCGCTGAGCTCGTTCCAGTCGTCGCTCAGCAGCCTGTCCGACCCGTCTCAATTTTTGCAGTTGTCGGCCGACAGCAGCGACAAAACCATCGTCACGGCCACTGCCGCCAGCGGTGCACAGGCCGGCAACTTCAGCGTCAACGTTTCGCAATTGGCCCAGGCCCAGAGCCTGAGCGCGGCCGGCGTGGCCAGCACCACCAGCACCATCGGCAGCGGCACGCCGACCAAGCTGACGATCGATTTCGGCACCATCAGCGGCGGCACGCTGAGCAATGGCACCTACAGCGGCGCCTCGTTCGCCCAGAATGCCGCACAACAATCGCTGTCGGTCACCATCGACAGCAGCAACAACACGCTGCAGGGCATCGCCAACGCGATCAACGCCGCCAACGGCGGCGTGCAGGCGACCATCGTCAATGACGGCAGCAGCAACCCCTATCGCCTGGTGCTGACGTCGACCTCGACCGGCCAGAACATGAGCATGCGCATCAGCGCGAGCAGCGCCACCGGCAGCGGCTCGCCCGACAGCGCCATCGCCGGCCTGCTCAGCTACGACCCGACCGGCACGCAGGACATGACCCAGACGGCGGCGGCGCAAAATGCCCAGCTCACGGTCAACGGCCTGGCCGTATCCAGCAGCACCAATACCGTCGCCGGCGCGATTCAGGGCGTGAGCCTGAACCTGCTCAAGGCAGGCACCGCCACCGTCACGACCGCCAACAACACCGCCGGCGTCACGTCCGCGGTCAACGGTTTCGTCTCGGCCTACAACACGCTCAACAGCGCGATCAGCTCGCTCACCGCCTATGACAGCACTGGCCAGAACACCGGCGCGCTACTCGGCGACCCGACCGTGCAGCTGATTCAAAACCAGATTCGCTCGGTGCTGGACAACCCGCTGCCCGGAGTCGGCCAGTCGGCGCTGTCCACGCTCACCCAGGTCGGCGTGCAGTTCCAGGCCGACGGCTCGCTATCGGTCGACTCGACCAAGCTGCAAAACGCGGTCAACAACAATTTCAGCCAACTGGCGTCGCTGTTTGCCACCAACGGCACGGCCACCGACAGTCTGGTCAGCTATCTCGGCTCGAGCGCCAGCACGCAAGCCGGGCAATACGCCGTCAACGTCACGCAGGCGGCCACGCAGGGCAGCGCGACAGGCTCGGTGACGCTCGGCGCGAGCACCGTCATCGGCAGCGGCAACAACACACTGAATCTCACGCTCGACAATGTTTCGTCCAGCATCACGATTCCGGCCGGCACCTACACCGCCAGCGCGCTCGCCACGGCAATCCAGTCGGCCGTCAACGGCAACACCACCTTCGCCAACGCCGGCTCGACGGTCGCCGTCACGCAAAGCGGCGGCGTGCTGAAATTCACCTCGAACCGCTATGGCAGCGCTTCGAACGTGTCGTTTACCGGCGGCAACGGCTACGCCTCATTGATCGGCACGACCACCAACACCACCGGCCTGGACATCGCCGGCACGATCGGCGGATATGCCACCACCGGCAGCGGCCAGACGCTCACCGGCGCGCCCGGCACGGCGGTCGCCGGCCTGCAGATCAGCGTGCAGGGCACGACCACCGGCAGCCGGGGCACGCTCAATTTTTCGCAGGGCTACGCCAGCCTGCTGTCGAGCCAGATCACCGGGTTTCTCGGCAGCTCGGGCGCGCTGACCTCGGCGACCAACAGCCTGAACCAGACGATCACCAGCCTGACCAAGGCGCAGACCGACTGGCAGGCGCAAATGACTCAGATGCAGAACACGTATCTGGCGCAATTCACCGCGCTGGACGCGACCATCTCGCAGCTCAACAGCACCAGCAACTATTTGCAGCAAGTGCTTGGCACTTCAACGGGATCGTCCTCCGGTTCGTCGGGCTCCTCAGGCTCGTCGTCGGGTTCGTCCACCAAAGGCTAA